GGTTTTCAGTAGCTGAGGCAGCGGTCCGCTGGCCAACGCATCCCATAATTCTGGATCGCGAAAAAAGCTAGTAACGCTGATCAACAGTTCCTTAAACAGCGATTCGATTTCGTGCGTGTTTTGATCCAGAAATTGAACGTAGTCTTCCGGGTTCTCGATCTGATGGACGTTCATCCGTCGCTCGATTCGACGCCTGATCGTATTTGCCTTATATCCGGAAAAATCATGTCCCGTATGCTTGCACAGCAGTTGGAAAATCTTCTCCATCGGCTTTGCTTCGATTTGCACCGGCTGGTCGGTGGACGATGCATCACCGGACAGCCGAGCATCCCTGAGATAAGGTCCCTGTGCATAGGCAACAAGTTGCGGGGGCATGTCGGCCGGCGCCAAAACGTAGTCCGCCAATCCGGTCGATTCGGCGCTGGATGGCATCCCAGCGTACTTGGCTGAATCTACCAGTTGAACCATCGCCATCCCGGACTCAGCTTTGATTGCTTTCAAACCCAGCGTGCCGTCGGTGCCGGTGCCTGAAAGCACAATGCAAATTGCATGTTCTTTTTGATCGGCGGCCAAGGATCGGAAAAAGGAATCAATTGGCAAGCGGACTGATTGCGTGTTGTCTTCAACTCGACGCAGCATCGAGTTGCGGATCGTCAATCGTCCACCAGGTGTTCCGACATAGACATGATTGGGCTGTAGTTCGATTCCATCTGTCGCGGGGACAACCGGCATCTTGGTTTCACGAGCAAGCAACTCTGGCAGCAGACTGGTGTGCGAGGGATGTTGGTGCGTGACCACGACAAAAGCCATGCCGGTATCCGGTGGCAAGTGGTCAAGCAATTCGTCGAGTGCTTCAAGGCCACCGGCGGAAGCGCCGATGCCGACAATCGGAAATCGCCTGGTCGTTGGTTTGTCCTTCGTCAAAGTTGTCGTCCCAAGAAATGTTGCCACACAGATTTGCTGGCAGAAGTTTAACCTTTCCCAAACGTTGCTCCCACCGGGCGCGCGACTTCGCACTGCGCTGTTCTTTTTGGCACTCATCAGGACCGAACGATTCTACGAGTGTAGAGTGAAAAAGCTTTTCCGAAACAAGCAAATCTTCGTGACATGCATTCGCAAAATTGCTGCTTTTTGCGATCGAACGTCATTCGGCGATGCGCTAAAGAACAGATGCTCGATCCGCGAGCACTGGACCGCACTGTTCGGCGAAGAGCCGTCAAGGCAATTTCAGTGCATGTACATGCATCAGGATAAACCTGACATCGAGATTGGGTCGTTCGCGACTGGGCGGCGTCCATCGGCCACGTACATTTCCTAAACACACCTCTGATGAACGCCACTTCGCATCACCTCTTCCTATCGCACCGGAGGCTCCCGATGAATCAAGGCCTAGTTTACTTCAACCAAGACTGTTCCGTTTGCGGTCGTGGCATGCGAGTGCGGATCGAACTGCTTGGTAAAGAAATCGCCTGTGCTCATTGCAGCGCCATCACCGTGGCCTCTGACAATGTGGACCACCCTTGGGCTGGCTCGGACCGGTTCCAAAAGATCGACCGGAAAGAACTACGAGAACTCGCATTTTCGGAGCACAGCCACGACATTCGGCACGTGTCTTGCTCATCAATCGAAACATGAAAGTCGTCATGACTTTGGCAACTCACTATCAATTTTTGGAGACTCACAATGGCGTTTCAATTCACTTGGCCGCGTGAACTCAACCGCTTGCAAAGCGAGATGGACCAATTGTTTGGTCGGGACGGCGGTTCGATTTCTCGTTCGCAAGCGTATCCAGCAATCAACCTGCTGGAAGACGACGACAACTTGTATGTCGAATCTGAAATTCCCGGGATGGAACTGGATCATTTTGAACTGTTTGTCAATGACGAGAATCAATTGACGATTCAAGGAGAACGGAAACAGCCCAACGGGGGAACAACGACGCGGCACCGCGAGGAACGATCGTTCGGCCGATTTTCGCGAATGATCTCGCTGCCGGCACTTGTTGATGGCGATGCAACGACGGCCGAGTATGTCGCTGGGGTGTTGACGATCACGCTGCCGAAGAGACCCGAAGCGAAACCGCGGCGGATTCAAGTTGCGGCTGGCTGAACAAATGAGAGGCTTTCAGTCTTTCAATTCCATTGAACGAACCTTCACTTGATCAAGGATATTTATCATGGCAGAAACCACACTCACCCAAACGGCTCCCGCACAATCCTCGGCCGAGCCGACTCGTCAGGCTCCGTTGTTTCAACCTCGTTTCGATATCACGGAAACCGAAAATGAACTGACG
The Rubripirellula reticaptiva DNA segment above includes these coding regions:
- a CDS encoding Hsp20/alpha crystallin family protein; amino-acid sequence: MAFQFTWPRELNRLQSEMDQLFGRDGGSISRSQAYPAINLLEDDDNLYVESEIPGMELDHFELFVNDENQLTIQGERKQPNGGTTTRHREERSFGRFSRMISLPALVDGDATTAEYVAGVLTITLPKRPEAKPRRIQVAAG